One Oscillospiraceae bacterium genomic region harbors:
- a CDS encoding DUF6076 domain-containing protein codes for MNQELMTLDFWQDTVIYEGKTFPVGTLACDALNVPADTITKMNEQCEKINLLLGMLNAGQDTSALFPMAKEAALTMLEILSKTPPFSYMDIPKHRERIERGFTADNALKYVEFAIKAVTNSLPFEEVPKYADAVMLQRYTAVFGHLAYSLGEYQTAMLDFAEKSDCNEADRTAEGFAKMFGSYFTPEFSIAEGNAWMSTLNNSVQYVSVIRPGEKVAKLVKRMHYVSFVGMFRSDLFEGLCVGHAPKKCKICGKWFLTTNARHTKYCGGYAPGDKLHRTCRQIGNLKGREQRELADDHPVKQIYEKRLNTINRYVKRGTLDADLAEVMKKLAKDKMLRALSNVAYAKGAYEKEMDQAALKKEASAKIYKERDKHE; via the coding sequence ATGAACCAAGAATTGATGACATTGGACTTCTGGCAGGATACGGTCATATATGAGGGCAAAACATTCCCTGTCGGCACGCTTGCCTGTGATGCGCTGAATGTTCCTGCGGATACTATTACAAAAATGAACGAGCAATGCGAGAAAATCAATCTGCTGCTCGGGATGCTGAATGCCGGACAGGATACTTCTGCACTCTTTCCTATGGCAAAGGAAGCTGCATTGACAATGTTAGAGATTCTCAGCAAAACGCCGCCGTTCTCCTATATGGATATACCAAAGCACCGGGAACGAATAGAAAGGGGCTTTACTGCGGACAATGCTCTGAAATATGTGGAGTTTGCCATAAAAGCCGTAACCAATTCTTTACCGTTCGAAGAAGTTCCGAAATATGCTGATGCGGTGATGCTCCAGCGCTATACCGCAGTTTTCGGGCATCTGGCATACTCCCTTGGGGAATACCAAACGGCCATGCTTGATTTTGCAGAAAAATCGGATTGCAACGAAGCAGACCGCACCGCAGAGGGCTTTGCCAAAATGTTCGGTAGCTATTTCACGCCGGAGTTCTCCATCGCTGAGGGCAATGCCTGGATGTCTACCCTGAACAATTCCGTTCAGTATGTATCCGTCATCCGTCCCGGCGAAAAAGTTGCGAAGCTGGTCAAGCGGATGCACTATGTATCCTTTGTGGGGATGTTCCGGTCTGATCTCTTTGAGGGCCTGTGTGTTGGTCATGCACCGAAGAAATGCAAAATCTGCGGCAAGTGGTTTCTGACCACCAACGCACGGCACACCAAATACTGTGGCGGCTATGCACCGGGGGACAAGCTGCACCGCACCTGTCGGCAGATCGGCAACCTGAAAGGCAGAGAACAACGGGAGCTTGCGGACGATCATCCGGTGAAACAGATTTATGAGAAACGACTGAACACCATAAACCGCTATGTGAAGCGTGGTACTCTGGACGCTGATCTTGCAGAGGTTATGAAAAAGCTGGCAAAAGATAAGATGCTCCGGGCATTGAGCAATGTAGCCTATGCCAAGGGAGCTTATGAAAAAGAAATGGATCAGGCGGCTTTGAAAAAGGAAGCAAGTGCAAAAATATACAAAGAAAGGGACAAACATGAATAG
- a CDS encoding CHC2 zinc finger domain-containing protein, translated as MTIYGTIKAAISVKQAAEHYGLKVNRNGMACCPFHNDRHPSLKLNEDYFFCFGCGAKGDVIDLVARLFNMSSYEAAQKLASDFGLDPKPPTAAAMAKPKRPYIRQFREDEMLCFRVLTDYLHLLEDWKVRYAPKTPEEALDDRFVEACQMHCPIEYMADVLTVGDLEERVALVDELMKEGKITFLQEYITRKKKEVAHRGEEPENA; from the coding sequence ATGACAATCTATGGAACCATCAAAGCGGCAATCAGTGTCAAGCAAGCCGCCGAACACTACGGGCTGAAAGTCAACCGAAACGGTATGGCTTGCTGCCCGTTCCACAATGACAGGCATCCGAGCTTGAAGCTGAATGAGGACTATTTCTTCTGCTTCGGCTGTGGAGCAAAGGGAGATGTGATCGACCTTGTGGCAAGGCTGTTCAATATGAGCAGCTATGAAGCAGCGCAAAAGCTGGCTTCGGACTTCGGACTTGACCCGAAACCGCCCACTGCCGCAGCTATGGCCAAGCCAAAGCGTCCTTATATCCGTCAGTTCCGGGAGGATGAAATGCTGTGTTTCCGGGTGCTGACGGATTATCTGCATCTGCTGGAAGATTGGAAAGTGCGGTATGCACCCAAAACACCGGAGGAGGCTCTGGATGATCGTTTTGTGGAAGCCTGCCAGATGCACTGTCCTATCGAATATATGGCAGATGTGCTGACCGTGGGTGATCTGGAAGAGCGGGTGGCATTGGTGGACGAGCTGATGAAGGAGGGAAAAATTACTTTTCTGCAAGAGTACATCACACGAAAGAAAAAGGAGGTGGCACACCGTGGCGAAGAACCGGAAAACGCCTGA
- a CDS encoding phage/plasmid primase, P4 family — MNLPMWFDGQNINEALFCDEFLQERRIIFANGAFFTPDGRVTDDLPLRGEIYEKLKFCAVNNIPRKITNILEVLKLEAQEPDFPPEQDRIHVANGTLMLNGTFTEGKPAIVRSRLPIAYKPDAPAPVIWLNFLDGLLHAEDIPTLQEFIGYCLIPSNKGQRMMVIKGNGGEGKSQIGAVLSAMFGTNMKDGSIGKISENRFARADLEHILLCVDDDMRMEALRQTNYVKSIVTAQGKMDLERKGKQSYQGWMFARLLAFSNGDLQALYDRSDGFYRRQLVLTTKEKPMDRADDPDLAEKMKAEAEGIFLWAFEGLQRLVANNFKFTESDRIRENREAVKRDNNNIFDFMESEGYIRLKADASISSKDFYEIYRMWCEENSLAPLKARSFSDAMIANAKKFNLEHCNNITNSAGRRVWGFMGVEAVARSHINGFYGNSPCTYVPDDIPEEWRQVE, encoded by the coding sequence ATGAACTTGCCCATGTGGTTTGATGGGCAGAACATTAACGAAGCTTTGTTTTGTGATGAATTTCTGCAGGAGCGCAGAATCATCTTCGCAAACGGAGCTTTTTTCACGCCCGACGGTCGGGTGACGGATGATCTTCCTCTCCGTGGTGAGATTTACGAAAAGCTGAAATTCTGTGCCGTGAACAACATTCCCCGGAAGATCACCAACATTCTGGAAGTGCTGAAACTGGAAGCGCAAGAGCCTGACTTCCCGCCGGAACAGGATCGCATCCATGTTGCCAACGGCACGCTCATGCTGAACGGAACTTTCACCGAGGGCAAACCGGCTATCGTAAGAAGTCGTCTGCCGATTGCCTACAAGCCCGATGCTCCTGCGCCGGTGATCTGGCTGAACTTTCTGGATGGTCTGCTCCATGCGGAGGACATTCCTACCTTGCAGGAATTCATCGGCTACTGCCTGATTCCTTCCAACAAGGGGCAGCGCATGATGGTGATTAAGGGCAACGGCGGCGAGGGCAAATCCCAAATCGGTGCGGTGCTGTCCGCTATGTTCGGCACGAATATGAAAGACGGCAGCATCGGAAAAATTTCCGAAAACCGCTTCGCCCGTGCTGATCTGGAACACATCCTGCTGTGCGTGGATGATGATATGCGGATGGAAGCTCTGCGTCAGACCAACTATGTAAAATCCATTGTGACTGCACAGGGCAAGATGGATCTGGAACGCAAGGGAAAGCAGAGTTATCAGGGCTGGATGTTTGCCCGGTTGCTGGCATTCAGCAACGGCGATCTGCAAGCTCTGTATGACCGCAGCGACGGTTTTTACCGCAGACAACTTGTGCTGACCACCAAAGAAAAGCCCATGGACAGAGCCGATGATCCTGACCTTGCAGAGAAGATGAAAGCTGAAGCCGAGGGTATCTTCCTGTGGGCATTTGAAGGCTTACAGCGGCTTGTTGCCAACAACTTTAAGTTTACGGAGAGTGACCGTATCCGGGAAAACCGGGAAGCGGTCAAGCGTGACAACAACAATATCTTTGATTTCATGGAGTCGGAGGGATACATCCGATTGAAAGCGGATGCCTCCATCAGCTCCAAGGATTTCTATGAAATCTACCGGATGTGGTGCGAGGAAAATTCCCTTGCTCCGCTGAAAGCCCGTAGCTTCAGCGACGCCATGATTGCCAATGCCAAGAAATTTAATCTGGAGCATTGCAACAACATCACCAACTCTGCTGGACGGCGGGTATGGGGATTTATGGGTGTGGAGGCTGTGGCAAGATCTCATATAAATGGGTTTTACGGAAATTCGCCGTGTACGTACGTACCGGATGACATTCCGGAGGAATGGCGGCAGGTCGAGTAA